A genomic region of Eucalyptus grandis isolate ANBG69807.140 chromosome 5, ASM1654582v1, whole genome shotgun sequence contains the following coding sequences:
- the LOC104445922 gene encoding BON1-associated protein 1 — protein sequence MANAQNRSLEVTIISGEDLRINDRPIKNNAFVTVKANSRCSPSSQDSTKPDARGESYPYWDEKLHMELPTGSRYVVVEVRRRSSSAGDKLVGTAWIPVSDFIGDYTPENYLHFLSYRLRDAKGLRNGIINISVRVASSSYKGTSSCSSRQPPLVPAFRMPVDRENHGGTVTGVPVWCPNQWKA from the coding sequence ATGGCCAACGCTCAAAATCGCAGCTTGGAAGTCACCATCATCTCCGGCGAAGACCTCCGCATCAACGACAGGCCCATCAAGAACAACGCCTTCGTCACCGTTAAGGCCAACTCTCGCTGCTCGCCATCGTCGCAGGACTCGACTAAACCGGACGCGCGGGGCGAGAGCTACCCTTACTGGGATGAGAAGCTCCACATGGAATTGCCCACGGGCTCGCGCTACGTCGTCGTCGAGGTCCGCCGAAGGAGCTCCTCGGCCGGAGACAAGCTAGTCGGTACAGCGTGGATTCCGGTGTCAGACTTCATCGGAGACTACACGCCGGAGAATTACTTGCATTTCTTGAGTTATAGGCTGAGAGACGCCAAGGGGCTACGCAACGGGATCATCAATATCTCAGTGAGGGTTGCGTCGTCGTCGTATAAAGGGACTTCGTCCTGTTCGTCGCGTCAGCCACCATTGGTGCCGGCGTTCAGGATGCCGGTGGATCGGGAGAACCACGGCGGGACGGTGACAGGCGTGCCGGTTTGGTGTCCCAATCAATGGAAAGCTTGA
- the LOC104443481 gene encoding BON1-associated protein 1, producing the protein MLDQTGAGQRNKPKWNESLVVDLPLHAGFITVEVKCKSSSGKYKLIGGAIVPISDFAGEFGAPEGHVHFLSYRLRDSSGVRTDGIINISAKMAIAALAHTYEVPRPEIGVLVGDPRRMMVAGGLVTGVPVWHAQPCRC; encoded by the coding sequence ATGCTCGACCAAACCGGCGCTGGACAAAGGAACAAACCTAAGTGGAACGAGAGTCTCGTTGTTGACTTGCCACTGCATGCAGGCTTCATCACCGTGGAAGTGAAGTGCAAGAGCTCCTCGGGTAAGTACAAGCTCATCGGCGGAGCGATAGTGCCGATTTCGGACTTCGCTGGGGAATTTGGCGCACCGGAGGGTCACGTGCATTTTCTGAGCTATAGGTTGAGAGATTCTAGTGGCGTGCGGACGGATGGCATCATCAACATTTCGGCGAAAATGGCCATAGCGGCCCTGGCACATACGTATGAGGTTCCGCGACCGGAGATCGGAGTATTAGTTGGTGATCCGAGGAGGATGATGGTGGCCGGTGGATTGGTGACTGGAGTCCCAGTTTGGCACGCCCAGCCTTGTAGATGTTGA